A part of Saliniradius amylolyticus genomic DNA contains:
- a CDS encoding anhydro-N-acetylmuramic acid kinase, whose protein sequence is MNTELLRLYQSAQAESRLVIGLMSGTSLDGLDVALCRIRGAGTETEVDVLEFTTCDYDQTYRQAVREVFSLREVDLQQVTLLNAAIGRLHGEMVRDCLARWGYGPEQVDLIASHGQTIYHCPRSLHGLADQPNATLQIGDGDHIACTTGIITLSDFRQRHIAAGGEGAPLAVYGDYLMFHQPGENRILLNMGGIANFTFLAADGDPAKVFSTDVGPGNTLMDAYVQRHFAPMTYDKDSQLALAGKVNPTLLTELKENEFFSQPVPKTTGPELFNLDYLARAQQRSGTENISHQDVLATLNRFSADTIVAAIKDSGALDGPCRLLASGGGWHNTLLMDSIREQLPDVAVDSTASVGVDPDAKEAVLFAVLANECIAGGQSGFGNPARGIPDTSMGKISFPR, encoded by the coding sequence ATGAACACCGAGCTGTTACGCCTGTATCAGTCGGCACAAGCCGAAAGCCGTCTGGTCATTGGCCTGATGAGTGGAACCTCTCTGGATGGGCTGGATGTGGCGCTCTGCCGCATTCGTGGTGCGGGCACAGAAACTGAAGTCGACGTGCTGGAGTTCACCACCTGCGATTATGACCAAACTTATCGACAGGCGGTGCGTGAGGTGTTTTCGTTGCGCGAGGTGGACTTACAACAGGTGACTTTGCTTAATGCCGCCATCGGCCGCCTGCATGGTGAAATGGTCAGGGATTGCCTGGCACGCTGGGGTTATGGGCCTGAGCAGGTGGATCTGATCGCCAGTCACGGCCAGACCATCTACCACTGCCCGCGCTCGCTGCATGGCTTGGCCGACCAGCCCAACGCGACCTTACAGATCGGCGATGGCGATCATATCGCTTGTACTACAGGCATCATCACGCTCAGTGATTTCCGTCAGCGTCATATCGCCGCTGGCGGCGAAGGTGCGCCTTTGGCCGTATACGGCGATTATCTGATGTTCCATCAGCCGGGGGAGAACCGCATTCTGCTGAATATGGGCGGTATCGCCAACTTTACGTTTCTGGCTGCCGATGGTGACCCGGCTAAGGTGTTCAGCACCGATGTAGGTCCGGGCAATACCCTGATGGATGCCTATGTGCAGCGCCATTTTGCCCCCATGACCTACGACAAAGACAGTCAGCTGGCCCTGGCCGGTAAGGTGAATCCTACGCTGCTGACTGAACTGAAAGAGAATGAGTTTTTCAGCCAGCCAGTGCCAAAGACGACCGGACCCGAGCTGTTTAATCTGGATTATCTGGCCCGGGCTCAGCAGCGCTCAGGTACGGAAAACATAAGTCATCAGGATGTACTGGCGACGCTGAACCGCTTTTCCGCCGACACCATCGTCGCGGCGATTAAAGACAGCGGCGCTCTGGATGGACCCTGCCGACTGCTCGCCAGTGGTGGCGGCTGGCATAACACATTGCTGATGGACAGCATCCGCGAGCAGTTGCCCGACGTGGCGGTGGACTCCACGGCCAGCGTCGGTGTCGATCCGGACGCCAAGGAGGCGGTGCTATTTGCTGTACTGGCCAACGAATGTATCGCCGGCGGCCAATCGGGCTTTGGTAATCCGGCCCGCGGCATTCCGGATACCAGTATGGGGAAAATCAGCTTTCCTAGGTGA
- a CDS encoding DUF4156 domain-containing protein gives MNQCRPFALVALILGGLTACSTIHPEPGSDRVVEISKQKAKSCQRLGLANTSTVDKVAFYERDQEAVMLDLVTLAKNEAVKMGGNAIVMEGQPQFGNASFVVFKC, from the coding sequence ATGAATCAATGTCGACCGTTCGCCCTTGTTGCTCTGATTTTGGGCGGTCTGACTGCCTGCAGTACCATTCACCCCGAGCCCGGCAGTGATCGGGTCGTGGAAATCAGTAAACAGAAAGCCAAAAGCTGCCAGCGTCTGGGACTGGCCAACACCAGCACTGTGGACAAAGTCGCGTTTTATGAACGTGACCAGGAGGCCGTGATGCTGGATCTGGTCACCCTGGCCAAAAATGAGGCGGTGAAAATGGGCGGCAATGCCATCGTGATGGAAGGCCAGCCCCAGTTCGGTAACGCCAGCTTTGTGGTATTTAAGTGTTGA